The genomic window ATACCGCGTGGTTCAGCCGGAAGGGATGAAACCCCTGCATCATGGTCGCCAGGTGCGCCATGTAGCGGCGGCCGACCAGCCCCGACGAGTTCGCCAGCCCGTCCGGATGCCGCTCGCCGGCGGACCGCAGGAGCAGGGCGGCGGAGTTGACGGCCCCGCAGGCGACCACGACGAGTGGCGCCTCGACCCGCAGCCTCTCTCCGTCGCGCTCGACCTCCACCGCTTCGACGCGCCGGCCGCCCGGGTCGCTGAGCAGACGCCGGGCGAAGGCGCGCGTCCAGAGCGTGACGTTCTCCTTCCCGGTCGCCGGCCGGATGCAGCAGACCTCGGCCTCGCTCTTGGCATGACGCCGGCACGGGAAGGAGTTGCAGGTGTCGCACAGGATGCAGCCGTCCGGCGCGCCCGGGTCGATCAGCCCGAGCGGGAGCGGCGACGGATGCAGGCCCTGGGCGCGAAGCGCTTCCACCGCCTCGGCGATCTCGGGCGCGTGTGGAATCGGCGGGTGCGGATACGGCCCGCGCGGCGGCTCGGTCGGGTCGTGCCCCGCCTCGCCGTGCACCTGGTAGAGCCGCTCGGCCCGCTCGTAGTACGGCTCCAGCGTCGCGTAGTCGATGGGCCACGCCGGCGAAACCCCGTCGACGTGCTCCACGGCATCGAAGTCCTCCTTCCGCAGCCGGTAGAGCACGCTGCCCCAGAACTTCGTGTTGCCGCCGACGCAGTAGTGGGTGTACGGCAGGAACGGCCGGCCGTTGCGGTCGAGCCAGGTCTCGGTCGTTCGGTAGCGCAGGTGCTTCCAGACCGCGGTGGGATCCCAGTTCTCGGGCTCGCGCGGCACGAACCCGCCCCGCTCGACGATGAGGATGCTCGCACCGGTGGACGCCAGCGCCCGCGCCACGGTGCCGCCGCCGGCGCCGCTGCCGATGATGACGATGTCGAAGCGCTGTGGCATGGGGCTGGCCGTCACTCGCCGGCGGTAGCGTAGATCCGTTCCATCAGGCGCTGATCCGCCATCGCCGCCTCCAGGCTCATCTCGGGAGGAACGCCGGTGCGGATCGACCGGGCGAAGTCCCGGTACATCGCCTGGTAGCCGCGGATGTCGCGGAATCCGGGCAACAGCACTTCCGGCCACGCGCGCGCGCGCCCGCGCACCACGACGAACCCGCCGTTCGACTCGAAGGTGATGATGCCGTCGCGGCCGAACAGCTTCGACAGGCGTACGCCGCGCAACAGCGACGGCACCTCGCGCGAGTAGTACAGCGACCCGGCCGCGCCGTTGTCGTAGCGGAATGCCGCCAGCATCGTCTTGGCGCGCGCGTCCGGACCGCTCCGCGCCGGCGGCGGCCGGAAGCCGTGAATGGAGTCGATTGCCGGTCCGAGGCTGTTGGCGATGTGCAGCCAGTGAATCCCCTCCTCGAAGAACGCGTCGCCGCCGGCCATCGACTCGTCGTTCCGCCAGTCTCCGGCTCCCTTGAACTTGCGCACCAGCGTCGTGAAGTGGGCCAGGATCAGCTCGCCTATCGCGCCGTCCGCCAACAGCCGGCGCAGGCAGACGGCCAGCGGCTTGTAGTGATCGTTCTCGCCCACCAGCACGACCCGGCCCGCGCGGTCGCGCGCCTCGCGGACCCGCTCGTAGTCGGCCATCCGCGGGAACGCCGGCTTCTCCACCAGTACATGCTTCCCGGCGGCCAGCGCCCGGAGCGTCAGGTCGAGATGGAACCGCGGCGGCACCGCAACCACGACGGCGTCGACGCCCGGATCGTCGATGGCGCCGCGATAGTCGGGGTAGCTCCGGACTCCCCCGTGCCGTACCCGGTACGCCTCCGCCCTGGCGCCGTCACGGCTGGCGTAGCTCGGCGCGATGTCGTCCGCGAGCCGCCGCAGGTGTCCGCTGTGGACCCCCGTGATGAAGCCGCAACCGAGAAACGCGAGGTGGACGGGCGTCGGCACGGCGCCATTATCCGGTACCCGCCAATCCGGACGAGGCAACCGCGCTCCACCCGGTCCGGGAACGAACCGCCGGCATCGGCGATCCGTGCGGACACCTGTCCTGCCGGGTGGACACCCAGGTCGCCGATGCGTGACACCTGGACCGCCGCCGCGCCCGCGCGGCGCCCGCGCAGTGCCCGTCACCGGCATTGTTTCGGAAATCGATTCCCGGAACGGCCCTTGCATTCCAGATGCCAGCGTCCTGCCCTCGTCGCTTGGAGGTCGAGATGAAAACAACGCGTCGTCTTTCCACCGTCATCCTGATGACTGCCGTCATCGGCGCCGGTGTCGCAGCGGTTCCGGCCGCGGCGGAGTCCCAGGAACGCCGCCCGTCCGCAAGACCCTCGGGGCGCGCGGCAGCGCGTCCGCCGGGCCCCGGAGCACGCCCGATCCGCGCCGTGATTCCGGCCCGCTCACCGTTCGTGGTCGGCCGCTTCTACCGCCCGTACGGTCTGTACGCCGGTTTCCACGATCCGTTCTTCGGACCGTATCCCTTCCCGTACGGCTATGCGCCGCATCTCTCCCCGTACTACGGCGGCTACGCCTACAGCAGCGCGGTCCGGCTCGAAGTCGAGCCGGAAGAGACGGAGGTCTACGTCGACGGGTACTACACGGGGATCGTCGACAGCTACGACGGGTTCCTGCAACGCCTGCGCCTGTCTCCCGGCGAGCACGAGATCGAGCTCTACCTGGACGGCTACGAGAGCATCCGGCAGACGCTCTACCTGGCGCCCGGCGAGACCTACCGGATCCGCCACGAGATGCAGCCGCTGCAGGACGGTGCACAGCAACCGCCGCGGCCCGAGCCGGTCGCGCCGCTGCCGACCGGCGGCAGTCAGGCGCCCGCCCCGCTGGTGCAGCCCGCCGGCGTCGAGGAGTTCGGGATGCTGGTGGTGCGCTTCCGCCCGCTCGATGCCGTTCTGACCGTCGACGGCGAGCGCTGGGTGGGACACGAGGGGCTCGGGGAGCTCGTCCTCGATCTGGGCGCCGGGATTCACGACCTGGAAGTCGCACGGGACGGTCACCGCACCTATCGCGCCGACGTGGAGGTGCTGCCGGGCGAGCAGACGGTCATCAACGTGAGTCTGCCCCGAACGGAGGAAGAGTAGATGCCGGGTCCGGGTGTAGAGATGGAGGAGACGCTGCGGTGCAGCGCGCGGATTGACGGCAAGAAACGGCGGGATGGTCGACAGGTGCGGCTGCGGCGGGCGCGGCGATGGCCTGGAGCCGTCTTCGCGATCCTGGCGTTGGTCGGATTACTCGGCGGCGTCACGGCGTCGGCGCAGGAGCCGGCGGCCGAGAGTCGCCTGACGGTCGAGAGGATTCGCAGCGGATTCATCGTCGCGCCGGACCTGAAGCTCACCAGCATCGACGGAGGCTCCGGGGCGTTGGCGGGACTCTACGGGGGATTCATCACGGACCGCCGGCTGCTCGTCGGCGCCGGCGCCTACTGGTTGACGGGCGAATCGGCCGGCGTCGACATGGCGTACGGCGGAGGCCTCGTCGAGTGGTTCGCGAACCCCGGCGGGCGGGTGGATTTCAGCCTGCGCAGCCTGTTCGGGTTCGGTCGGGCAACGCTCTCTTCGACGTTCGAGATACCCATCTTCCACCCTTTGCACGGCCATGCGGCCCGTCTGTCGTACAGCGGACCTCGCCACGGCCGGCACCGGGGCGGGTGGTCCCCCAAAGGCCACCGGGCGTGGAACGACAACTTCGAATGGCCGAGCTCGTTCACGTATCGCTACCGCGAGGACTTCCTGATTGCGGACCCGCAACTCTCCGTGCACCTGAACGTGACCGACTGGCTGCGGATCGGGGGCGGCGCCGGCTACCGCTTCGTCGGGCGTGCAGGCGCCGAGGGTGACCGGCTGCGGGGGTTCACCGCGAGCGCAGGCCTGCAGTTGGGCCCTCCGTAGGAGCGCGGGAGCCCGCGTGGACGAGCGCGGGCTCCCGACGCAAGGGGCCGCGGGCTACTGTTCCTGGCCGGCCTCCCGCTCCTCGACCCGGTGACCGCCGAGAATGCCTTCCATCGCGATGTTGCCTTCGTGGCACGCGAACTCGAACACGGGATCGTCGCTCTTCTTCAGCGCGATCAACGCGGTCCACGGGCGCGTCCAGTGGGTGGAATCGCTGAAGGTCAGCTCCCAATTCAGGGTGTCGGGCCCCACGCGGGTAAAGCGCTCCTCGAGGCGAAAGTGCTCGGCCGAGCCCATGAAGTTGCTCTTCTCCGAATAGTTCGTCGTCTCCACGACCAGCGTATCGCCCTCCCAACGCGCGCGGGAGTCACCCATCCACTGCCGGATCCGGTCATCCAGGTGCGGCTGTCCGCCGATCGGGATGATGCGGATGTCGTGGATCAGCTCCTTCAGGATCGCGAGGTGATCGGGCGTCTGCACGAACTGGAAGTAGCTGTTGTAGCCGGCCCGAATCCGGGGGACGCCGTAGGTTATGCACCGGTCGGAGTTGTTCCTGTCGGTATAGGAGTCAGCCGGATGGTCGCGTCGATACGCGCGCGCGGCGTCCGTTCGCGCCTGGGCGGCGTCGGTGAGCGGCGGCACGCGCCCGTCCGGCGGATCGACGATGAGGGAAGTGCGGTTCTCGAAGTCCCGATCGACCAGCCAGAACTGGTTGTAGTTGCCGGTTCCCGCATCGGACGAGCTGAAACCCTGCTCCTGCGCCAGCGCTGCATTGAACACGCTGTCCCCGAACGCCGCATCCGTCTCGCCGTTGAAGAGCTCGCGCGCGTGCTGCGTCAGCGCGGCGACCTCCTCGTCGCTCAACTCGTTGCGGTCAGCCAGCGACCCGGGCCGCTCCAGCGGGGTCGCGGCGTTGTTCGCCCACACCCCCTGGAGGTCGGGACGCCCGTCGGGCATCCGCGGCACGCTCCACTCCGCCCCGTCCGCCGACGCGGTCTGACCGGCCGCCGGCGCCGCGCCTATCAGAACAACACACATCGCCATCGCCAATACCACCCCATGGTGCTTCATCTCTTCCTCCATCATGGCAGGCGCCGGACGCCTGCAAGTTGGGCGTGAACTACATCGTCTCCCATGCGAATCATCAGGCGTGTCGCACTGCCTGCTGTCCAGCGAGCGCTCGCACGCGGTCACCGAGCCGACCGTCGAGCACACTCAACGCGAGTACCACTCGTAGAACGCGTCCCCCTCCGGAATCTTCCGCGTGACCTCGATGTCCATCGTGGCGCTTTCCCAGCGGGTGACCAGCGGCTCCTTGCGCAGATGGCCGTACATGAACTCTTCGGCGAACTCCTGGCAGCGGAACTCGAGGAGCTGCATGTTCGGTTCCATCCGGCGATAGAGGGGCATGGCGATCCGCCACGGACGCGTGAAGGTGTTCGGATCGTCGATCGTCACGGCGTAGTCGATGACGTTCGGCGTCACCAGCGTGAAGCGTTCCTCGAGGCGCAGCGCTGCGCTGTGGTGATTGCCGGCGCGGTCGAACCAGCCGTTGTCGTGGAAGTTGTCCACCGCGACCACCAGCGTGTCCCCCTCCCAGCGGCCGACCGAGTGGCCCATCCAGGTGAAGTCGGGCGGCAGCTCCACGTCGTCCATGTGAATCGTGCGGGCGGTCGCGCTGTAGGCGAACGCCATGTGAATCTTGTTCGTGCTCTGGGTGATTTCGAACGGGTACGGCATGTACATGGCGCGCGGAATGCCCGGGAGGTAACACCGAATCTCCGGATCCCGGTCGACCCAGTTCTCCGCGTTCTCCCGCTTCCGGGCCAGCCCCTCCGGCGTGTAGGGGATCCGCCCGTCACCCTGGACGACCCCGAGCGAACCCGGAACCGAAGCCACCACGCCGAGTGCGACGACCGGCGGCGCCGGCAGTCGGGCGTACTCGTAGGGATAGACGCCGGGCTGGGTGATCATCGCCGGCCGGGCGGCATGGGATTCCAGGTCCCAGTTGGCCTCGTTGTTGGCCTGCCAGATGCCGCTGAGATTCGGACGCCCTTCGATCCGCTCGGGACGCTCCGGCCGGCTGGTCTGGCCCGCAATCCGGCCGATGGACAACGTGAATGTCCCGCCCACGACCGCCGCCCCGAGGGCGACGGCGGTCAACGTACCGGCATGGCGATAACGCATGTCGACCTCCCGGGCCGCAGTCCCGCCGGAAGAGCGTCCGCGTGGCAAAGCGCAGT from Acidobacteriota bacterium includes these protein-coding regions:
- a CDS encoding GMC family oxidoreductase, yielding MPQRFDIVIIGSGAGGGTVARALASTGASILIVERGGFVPREPENWDPTAVWKHLRYRTTETWLDRNGRPFLPYTHYCVGGNTKFWGSVLYRLRKEDFDAVEHVDGVSPAWPIDYATLEPYYERAERLYQVHGEAGHDPTEPPRGPYPHPPIPHAPEIAEAVEALRAQGLHPSPLPLGLIDPGAPDGCILCDTCNSFPCRRHAKSEAEVCCIRPATGKENVTLWTRAFARRLLSDPGGRRVEAVEVERDGERLRVEAPLVVVACGAVNSAALLLRSAGERHPDGLANSSGLVGRRYMAHLATMMQGFHPFRLNHAVFQKTVGINDFYFAGSQTRYPLGQIQSQGRTHGVMGQTVVSWVPVGAYDVWMARGSDWLALSEDLPRPDNRVTVGADGRIRLEYRPNNAGAHRRLVRKMRRILRRLGYWLVMTHSHKTKNTTHQCGTLCFGTDPRTSVLDPFCRSHDVENLFAVDASFFPSSAAVNPGLTIAAQALRVADHIAETDLRSLS
- a CDS encoding Gfo/Idh/MocA family oxidoreductase, translating into MQGPFRESISETMPVTGTARAPRGRGGGPGVTHRRPGCPPGRTGVRTDRRCRRFVPGPGGARLPRPDWRVPDNGAVPTPVHLAFLGCGFITGVHSGHLRRLADDIAPSYASRDGARAEAYRVRHGGVRSYPDYRGAIDDPGVDAVVVAVPPRFHLDLTLRALAAGKHVLVEKPAFPRMADYERVREARDRAGRVVLVGENDHYKPLAVCLRRLLADGAIGELILAHFTTLVRKFKGAGDWRNDESMAGGDAFFEEGIHWLHIANSLGPAIDSIHGFRPPPARSGPDARAKTMLAAFRYDNGAAGSLYYSREVPSLLRGVRLSKLFGRDGIITFESNGGFVVVRGRARAWPEVLLPGFRDIRGYQAMYRDFARSIRTGVPPEMSLEAAMADQRLMERIYATAGE
- a CDS encoding PEGA domain-containing protein; translated protein: MPASCPRRLEVEMKTTRRLSTVILMTAVIGAGVAAVPAAAESQERRPSARPSGRAAARPPGPGARPIRAVIPARSPFVVGRFYRPYGLYAGFHDPFFGPYPFPYGYAPHLSPYYGGYAYSSAVRLEVEPEETEVYVDGYYTGIVDSYDGFLQRLRLSPGEHEIELYLDGYESIRQTLYLAPGETYRIRHEMQPLQDGAQQPPRPEPVAPLPTGGSQAPAPLVQPAGVEEFGMLVVRFRPLDAVLTVDGERWVGHEGLGELVLDLGAGIHDLEVARDGHRTYRADVEVLPGEQTVINVSLPRTEEE